Proteins from a single region of Chloroherpeton thalassium ATCC 35110:
- a CDS encoding TIGR04282 family arsenosugar biosynthesis glycosyltransferase, translated as MQVRAVILFFKYPEPGKVKTRLCKKFTPASVAKLYEMFIYDTCCKLSQMQNTDIFAFAANESEQESAVQAFFAKKKIPILMQVGEGLGERMSNAFQMLFEKAYRQVVILGTDSPDLPLAYIESAFGFLGLAQPGICVAPSEDGGYYLLGMNAFFPTLFQEITYSTSQVYIDTLKKALQLPASFAALRRWYDIDEPEDLARLKKNASSPLLSHTKMALEKLQPA; from the coding sequence ATGCAAGTGCGAGCTGTTATTTTGTTTTTCAAGTATCCAGAGCCAGGAAAGGTGAAAACGCGGCTTTGCAAAAAGTTCACTCCCGCGAGCGTGGCGAAGCTTTATGAAATGTTCATTTACGATACGTGTTGCAAGCTCTCGCAAATGCAAAACACCGATATTTTCGCATTTGCTGCAAATGAATCGGAGCAGGAAAGCGCAGTACAAGCGTTTTTCGCGAAAAAAAAGATTCCCATTTTGATGCAAGTCGGCGAAGGACTTGGCGAGAGAATGTCCAATGCGTTTCAGATGTTATTTGAAAAAGCCTATCGCCAAGTGGTGATTTTGGGTACAGATTCGCCTGATTTGCCGCTGGCCTACATAGAAAGTGCGTTCGGGTTTCTTGGTTTGGCGCAGCCCGGAATTTGCGTGGCGCCAAGTGAAGATGGCGGTTATTATTTGCTCGGCATGAACGCATTTTTTCCAACACTCTTTCAAGAAATCACTTACAGCACCAGCCAAGTTTATATAGACACGCTCAAAAAAGCCTTGCAACTTCCGGCAAGTTTTGCGGCGCTTCGCCGTTGGTACGATATAGATGAGCCTGAAGATTTGGCGCGCTTGAAAAAAAATGCCTCCTCGCCGTTGCTTTCCCACACAAAAATGGCACTTGAAAAATTGCAGCCTGCTTAA
- a CDS encoding thioredoxin family protein, whose translation MKTIKILGSGCAKCAQVEAAVKEVIAAEHIEATVTKVEDIQQIMSYPVMMTPAIVVDEVVKIAGKVPNKQEILAALA comes from the coding sequence ATGAAAACCATTAAAATATTGGGAAGCGGCTGTGCAAAATGTGCCCAAGTTGAAGCTGCAGTAAAAGAAGTCATTGCCGCTGAGCACATCGAGGCAACCGTCACGAAAGTGGAAGATATTCAGCAAATCATGTCCTACCCTGTGATGATGACGCCAGCCATTGTGGTAGATGAAGTTGTGAAAATCGCAGGGAAAGTGCCCAATAAACAAGAAATTTTGGCGGCGCTGGCTTAA
- a CDS encoding ferredoxin-thioredoxin reductase catalytic domain-containing protein, giving the protein MPQPSEKSIQKIRKFIEHYCEKAGMQTHEDSSITDSIVVGLAANLEELGRPLCPCRFYPDKKEELKHRTWVCACDDMQIYKYCHCMLFVTPEGLPVTEYLPEDHEGRKTYGLIKDPTPDKGRSLRAHAEAREKERQERHS; this is encoded by the coding sequence ATGCCACAACCATCAGAGAAAAGTATTCAGAAAATCAGGAAATTTATTGAGCATTATTGCGAAAAAGCCGGGATGCAAACCCATGAAGATAGCTCTATCACTGATAGCATTGTCGTTGGACTTGCGGCGAACTTAGAAGAGCTTGGAAGGCCGCTTTGTCCATGTCGGTTTTATCCTGATAAAAAAGAGGAACTCAAACATCGTACTTGGGTTTGTGCCTGCGACGACATGCAAATTTATAAATATTGTCACTGTATGCTTTTTGTGACGCCAGAAGGACTGCCCGTTACCGAATATTTACCAGAGGATCATGAAGGACGAAAAACCTACGGCTTGATAAAAGATCCCACACCCGATAAAGGCCGCTCGCTTCGGGCTCATGCTGAAGCACGAGAAAAAGAACGCCAAGAAAGACATTCCTAA
- a CDS encoding carotenoid 1,2-hydratase, producing the protein MRISTSIDQDIWHDLKDAGSYEWWYFDAKDEDQNCSFVAVWYSGFAFSPYYINRYNQWKANGSNGKGFPNPLEHAAFSFNFYQNGNEVINFIKEGGSHLFESSTEKPYAKFEKNEFFYDETHRCYVLKLDFEMPSRKKSVKAEVRFRVCPIQIDRNIAAYSAGESSHSWVLVAPRTEVFGQFEIYDGLKNRMARVAFKGKGYHDHNYGSIPINTDIENWYWGRAHSHDIDLVYYIISYKHQIHAPFIFLMAIDKEEVLVLENRLQFSESQSEQNFFVPRYSKTLSLSNQELQFTVQHQNGLEIGPFYLRFESTFQLVLQGKPPIELRGISEFLHPDKVDSGVIRHLIKSKIWREDNYSVMYTLYNFFNRMLE; encoded by the coding sequence ATGCGGATCTCCACTTCAATTGACCAAGACATCTGGCACGACCTTAAAGACGCTGGCTCATACGAATGGTGGTATTTCGATGCAAAAGATGAAGACCAAAATTGTTCATTCGTGGCCGTTTGGTATTCCGGTTTTGCTTTCTCCCCTTATTATATCAATCGCTACAATCAGTGGAAAGCAAACGGCTCGAACGGAAAAGGCTTTCCAAATCCGTTGGAGCACGCCGCGTTTAGCTTCAATTTTTATCAAAATGGCAATGAAGTGATCAATTTCATTAAGGAAGGCGGTTCTCACTTATTTGAAAGTTCTACCGAAAAGCCTTATGCCAAATTTGAGAAAAATGAATTTTTCTATGACGAAACACATCGGTGCTATGTACTAAAGCTCGATTTTGAAATGCCTTCTCGGAAAAAATCGGTGAAGGCTGAAGTTCGTTTTCGTGTTTGTCCGATTCAAATCGATCGGAATATAGCCGCGTATTCTGCCGGAGAAAGCAGCCATTCGTGGGTATTGGTGGCGCCGAGAACGGAGGTTTTCGGGCAATTTGAAATTTACGATGGGCTTAAAAATCGTATGGCACGCGTGGCGTTCAAAGGAAAAGGCTACCACGATCACAACTACGGTTCTATTCCAATTAACACAGATATTGAAAATTGGTATTGGGGACGCGCGCACTCGCACGACATTGACTTGGTTTACTATATCATTTCTTATAAACATCAAATTCACGCACCGTTTATTTTTTTAATGGCGATCGATAAGGAAGAAGTGCTGGTTCTTGAAAATCGCTTGCAATTTTCCGAGTCGCAAAGCGAGCAGAATTTTTTTGTGCCTCGTTATAGCAAAACGCTTTCGCTTTCAAATCAGGAGTTGCAATTCACGGTGCAGCATCAAAACGGTTTAGAGATTGGGCCATTTTATTTGCGCTTCGAATCCACTTTTCAATTAGTTCTTCAAGGCAAGCCCCCAATTGAGCTTCGCGGCATCTCCGAATTTTTGCATCCTGATAAGGTCGATTCTGGCGTGATCCGACATTTGATAAAAAGCAAAATTTGGCGCGAAGACAACTACTCAGTGATGTACACACTCTATAATTTCTTTAATCGGATGCTGGAGTAA
- a CDS encoding DUF4178 domain-containing protein, with translation MPFNFFFKKKDSEESFDPLKDLVLSKLKVGYILDYDMKTWVVSDYNKYNIDGHVSHEWELTSGREKIYLEREEDDDVFWSVCKKLPIGAIDGGIKKYIMENDDPPEQITVKENKYYMDESGAGFMYKGGLGRGIEFIFWTFVDADDKGFITIEQWGESEFDAVEGIFVEEYQFSNILPGQTKSS, from the coding sequence ATGCCGTTCAACTTCTTCTTTAAAAAGAAAGACTCAGAAGAGAGTTTCGATCCGCTAAAAGATTTAGTCCTTTCAAAACTCAAGGTTGGCTATATCCTGGACTACGACATGAAAACTTGGGTGGTGAGCGATTATAACAAGTACAACATCGATGGCCATGTGAGCCATGAATGGGAGCTTACTTCGGGACGAGAAAAAATATATCTTGAGCGAGAAGAAGACGACGATGTGTTTTGGAGCGTTTGCAAAAAACTGCCTATTGGCGCCATCGATGGTGGTATTAAAAAATACATCATGGAAAATGACGACCCACCGGAGCAAATCACTGTGAAAGAAAATAAATATTACATGGACGAATCCGGCGCTGGCTTTATGTATAAAGGTGGTTTGGGTCGAGGCATTGAGTTCATTTTCTGGACATTTGTAGACGCCGATGACAAAGGCTTTATAACGATTGAGCAATGGGGCGAATCAGAATTTGACGCGGTTGAAGGGATTTTCGTAGAAGAGTATCAGTTTTCGAACATTTTACCAGGTCAAACAAAAAGCTCTTAA
- a CDS encoding permease, with product MTLILFLIVAIYLHLEKFADIFLQQIGLSRDTHFGESLHFFVYEIPKVLMLLVVVVFAMGVIQTFVSPERTRALLSGRKAGLGNFMAAGLGIVTPFCSCSAVPLFIGFLQAGVPLGVTFSFLIAAPMVNEIALALLFGMFGWNVAGLYLAMGLSIAIVAGIVIGSLNMEYDLEEWVQSMLNNNMRHHAAASEQKAISWSERLQSGFAHVREIVGKVWLYIILGVGLGAGIHGYVPQDFMASLMGKSTWWSVPIAILLGVPLYSNAAGIFPIIQALLGKGVALGTAMAFMMSVIALSAPEMIILRKVLKPKLIAVFVSIVTAGILTVGYVFNLLL from the coding sequence ATGACGCTTATTTTATTCCTGATTGTTGCGATTTACCTCCATCTTGAAAAATTTGCTGACATATTTTTGCAGCAAATTGGGCTGAGCCGCGACACGCATTTTGGAGAGTCTCTCCATTTTTTTGTCTATGAAATTCCAAAAGTACTGATGCTTCTGGTGGTGGTTGTTTTTGCAATGGGCGTGATTCAAACCTTTGTTTCGCCGGAACGCACAAGAGCCTTGCTTTCAGGACGCAAAGCAGGACTTGGCAACTTCATGGCAGCAGGGCTTGGCATTGTGACACCGTTTTGTTCTTGCTCGGCGGTGCCGCTTTTTATCGGATTTTTGCAAGCGGGCGTGCCGCTTGGTGTCACGTTTTCCTTTCTGATCGCAGCGCCAATGGTAAACGAAATTGCCTTGGCGCTACTATTTGGCATGTTCGGCTGGAATGTAGCAGGCCTTTACCTTGCCATGGGTTTAAGCATCGCCATTGTTGCTGGCATTGTGATCGGAAGTTTGAACATGGAATACGATTTGGAGGAATGGGTTCAGTCCATGCTGAACAACAACATGAGACATCACGCAGCGGCAAGTGAACAAAAAGCCATTTCATGGTCGGAGCGCCTCCAATCGGGGTTTGCCCATGTGCGCGAAATTGTCGGCAAAGTTTGGCTCTACATTATTCTTGGCGTTGGACTTGGCGCGGGAATTCACGGCTATGTGCCACAAGACTTTATGGCATCGCTTATGGGAAAAAGCACCTGGTGGTCTGTGCCAATAGCCATTTTACTTGGTGTTCCGCTGTATTCGAACGCCGCTGGAATTTTTCCCATCATTCAAGCACTACTTGGAAAAGGCGTTGCGCTTGGAACCGCAATGGCGTTCATGATGAGCGTAATCGCCCTTTCCGCGCCGGAAATGATTATCCTACGAAAGGTTCTAAAACCAAAGTTAATCGCCGTTTTTGTCAGCATTGTCACAGCGGGCATTCTAACTGTGGGATACGTGTTTAATCTTCTTTTATAA
- a CDS encoding M1 family aminopeptidase, which produces MKKMLPVEIICTLIFSLFAFELFGRAPLRHLDEGSTETNAYADIYRELVNLTPDTSRTAFVQNFTIQRDVATFNFAQGYFYFCKPVGGRIYAALFVGKGDFHFAPTQNIEAEQLARFSGKKTVTEPFSTVFMIFADSMLSNMKRANIQFERGFTPPQVSDYIRESLAYLVHDESKDLEYEIVKTLLDIESNGLFYAQLNGKNLGKLVFEINPYEEEEISLEVNGSSHSAEGKQTICKFHKLADYSKPAALSAEDKSIIHIPNYEINASITDELYIYASAKIDVISRKYQNWIFFELYENLAVDSVIRNDGSRARFIKESGSNYLWIECDPPLGKGENLGFNIFYHGKLIDEFGGKLLIQSARYWYPRYIGSGLSTYSIRFSTPDYYRFASIGTCVSSDYQHGRLISTWKTDSPVCYATFTIGNFRELNIKDERIPEIYVWQFHETKAGNNIREVGKHVANSLLFYQKLYGKPPVKSLHVAESPFAHGEAFPGIIHLTTNVFTNYQRGWNEIFIGHEVAHLWWGMGVDYKTYRDRWLAEAFAEYSGLWYMQVGMNETSLFFDILSSWRDQIVADKKYRIDKVKKYQAGPIWMGSRTIQANDAESFELVIYKKGAWVLHMLRNMMLDLETLDETRFQDMMKDYYATFYGKKRPLPIFSGWLRSI; this is translated from the coding sequence ATGAAAAAAATGTTACCGGTGGAAATTATATGTACCCTCATTTTCAGTTTGTTCGCCTTCGAGCTATTTGGAAGAGCACCGCTCCGCCATTTAGATGAAGGCTCAACCGAAACGAACGCTTACGCAGATATTTACCGCGAATTAGTTAACCTGACACCCGATACTTCACGAACCGCATTTGTGCAAAACTTCACGATCCAACGAGATGTTGCCACGTTCAATTTCGCACAAGGCTATTTTTACTTTTGCAAACCGGTAGGCGGACGCATCTACGCGGCGCTTTTCGTCGGCAAAGGTGACTTTCACTTTGCCCCAACGCAAAACATTGAAGCTGAACAACTTGCTCGTTTCTCTGGGAAAAAAACCGTTACGGAGCCATTTAGCACAGTTTTCATGATTTTTGCTGATAGCATGCTCAGCAACATGAAACGCGCCAATATTCAATTCGAGCGCGGCTTTACACCGCCACAGGTTTCCGATTACATTCGCGAAAGCCTTGCCTATCTTGTTCATGATGAGAGCAAAGATTTGGAATACGAGATCGTTAAAACTTTGCTCGATATCGAATCTAACGGGCTTTTTTATGCCCAGCTGAATGGCAAAAACTTGGGCAAACTTGTCTTTGAGATTAATCCTTATGAGGAAGAAGAAATTAGCCTTGAAGTGAATGGTTCGTCGCACAGTGCCGAAGGAAAGCAAACGATTTGTAAATTCCATAAATTGGCGGATTATAGCAAACCTGCGGCGCTTTCAGCGGAAGATAAATCCATTATCCACATCCCGAACTACGAAATTAACGCATCCATTACGGATGAACTTTACATTTACGCATCCGCCAAAATCGATGTTATTTCGCGCAAGTACCAAAACTGGATTTTCTTTGAACTTTATGAAAATCTGGCTGTGGATTCCGTCATTCGAAACGACGGATCGCGTGCACGATTTATCAAGGAATCGGGGAGCAATTATTTATGGATCGAATGCGATCCGCCGCTTGGGAAAGGCGAAAATTTAGGATTCAATATTTTTTATCACGGAAAACTCATCGATGAATTTGGTGGCAAATTGCTGATACAATCAGCCAGGTATTGGTACCCGCGCTATATCGGAAGCGGACTTTCGACTTACTCGATTCGCTTTTCCACGCCGGACTATTATCGCTTTGCGTCAATTGGCACTTGCGTTAGTTCCGATTACCAACATGGCCGATTGATTTCCACGTGGAAAACGGATAGCCCTGTGTGCTACGCGACTTTTACCATTGGGAATTTTCGTGAATTGAACATCAAAGATGAGCGGATACCGGAAATTTACGTTTGGCAATTTCATGAAACGAAAGCGGGCAATAACATTCGTGAGGTTGGGAAGCACGTTGCCAATAGCTTGCTTTTCTACCAAAAGCTTTACGGCAAACCGCCTGTCAAATCCTTACATGTTGCGGAATCGCCGTTTGCTCACGGGGAAGCGTTTCCTGGAATCATTCACCTGACCACAAACGTTTTCACGAACTATCAGCGCGGGTGGAACGAGATTTTCATCGGCCATGAAGTTGCGCATTTGTGGTGGGGCATGGGCGTGGATTACAAAACTTATCGCGACCGCTGGCTTGCTGAAGCATTTGCTGAATATTCTGGACTTTGGTACATGCAAGTAGGCATGAACGAAACCTCGTTATTTTTTGACATCTTGAGCAGTTGGCGCGATCAAATTGTTGCCGACAAAAAATATCGCATCGATAAAGTGAAAAAATATCAAGCTGGGCCAATTTGGATGGGCAGCCGAACCATCCAAGCCAACGATGCTGAAAGCTTTGAGCTGGTGATTTATAAAAAAGGCGCATGGGTTTTGCACATGCTCAGAAACATGATGCTTGATTTGGAGACTTTGGATGAAACCCGTTTTCAAGATATGATGAAAGACTATTACGCTACTTTTTATGGAAAAAAGCGTCCACTACCGATTTTCAGCGGATGGTTGAGAAGCATATAG
- a CDS encoding arsenate reductase ArsC has translation MKRKSVLILCTGNSCRSQMAEAILKSFAPELDVFSAGTEPSESVHPKAVEVMQEIGIDIRAAKPTSVSAFIDQPFDAVVTVCSHAKETCPIFTGCVQSRYHIGFDDPATFQGTESEITNEFRRVRDEIFAQFKKFYQTTLDVGTQSC, from the coding sequence ATGAAACGAAAATCAGTTTTGATTTTATGCACGGGAAATTCATGCCGGAGCCAAATGGCAGAAGCCATCTTGAAATCGTTTGCGCCAGAGCTTGATGTTTTTTCAGCCGGAACTGAACCGTCAGAAAGCGTTCATCCAAAGGCCGTTGAGGTGATGCAAGAAATTGGTATTGATATTCGCGCCGCGAAACCTACATCGGTCTCAGCGTTTATCGATCAACCGTTTGACGCAGTTGTTACCGTTTGTAGCCACGCAAAAGAAACTTGCCCAATTTTTACCGGCTGCGTTCAATCGCGCTATCATATTGGGTTTGATGATCCAGCCACATTTCAAGGCACTGAATCAGAAATTACAAACGAGTTTCGGCGGGTTCGTGATGAAATTTTCGCGCAGTTCAAGAAATTTTATCAAACAACTCTTGATGTGGGAACGCAATCATGCTAA
- a CDS encoding DUF350 domain-containing protein, with protein sequence MIFQDFITTAIYLIAAFLVFLLGKAVYSLVNKSKFDVRHELLEQDNLAFALTLSGYFFGLVFAIGGVIFGPSNGLVEDLIDIFFYGIVSIVLLNLSIVINDKLILYKFDNVKEIIVDRNSGTGIVEAASYVAVGMNVSGAVSGQGGDLITALVFWALGQVTLILGGILYNLIVPFDIHDEIEKDNVAVGVAFAGVLVALGNIIRVGSAGDFISWYDNLSRFGADVLLGLLLLPIVRFTIAKVMLPGADITKEFVGQEEPNIGLGAVEAVSFISASLLIGWVL encoded by the coding sequence ATGATTTTTCAAGACTTCATAACCACCGCGATTTATCTTATTGCCGCATTTTTGGTCTTTTTGCTTGGAAAGGCCGTTTATTCGCTGGTCAATAAAAGCAAATTCGATGTCCGCCACGAACTTTTAGAGCAAGATAATTTGGCCTTTGCCCTAACGCTTTCAGGTTATTTTTTTGGGCTTGTGTTTGCCATCGGCGGCGTGATTTTCGGGCCGTCGAACGGCTTGGTTGAAGACCTGATCGACATTTTCTTTTATGGCATTGTGTCCATCGTCTTGCTGAATCTCTCCATCGTCATCAACGACAAACTGATTCTTTATAAATTCGATAACGTCAAGGAAATTATTGTTGACCGAAATTCGGGCACGGGGATTGTGGAAGCCGCAAGCTATGTGGCCGTTGGAATGAACGTGTCGGGCGCAGTTTCCGGTCAAGGCGGCGATTTGATCACGGCGCTTGTGTTTTGGGCGCTCGGACAAGTGACGCTCATCCTCGGCGGGATTTTATACAACTTGATTGTTCCGTTCGACATTCACGACGAAATAGAAAAAGACAATGTGGCCGTCGGCGTTGCATTTGCGGGCGTGCTGGTCGCGCTCGGCAACATTATTCGCGTCGGGTCTGCAGGCGATTTCATTTCTTGGTACGACAATCTCAGCCGCTTTGGCGCCGATGTGCTGCTCGGGCTTTTGCTGCTGCCGATTGTGCGATTTACAATTGCCAAAGTGATGCTGCCCGGTGCAGACATCACGAAAGAATTTGTCGGGCAAGAAGAGCCGAACATCGGTCTGGGCGCGGTTGAGGCCGTGTCGTTTATTTCTGCCTCACTTTTGATTGGTTGGGTTTTATAA
- a CDS encoding ArsR/SmtB family transcription factor: MKHLLKIFKALSDSNRLRIVKMLEQKPLCVCEIVAVLQLAPSTVSKHLSILREADLIQDDKQGKWVIYSLQQEAESDYVKQMLEQIAGWLNADKQIQKDLEKIKTSDRTALCEL, from the coding sequence ATGAAACATTTACTCAAAATATTCAAAGCGCTCTCGGACAGCAACCGACTGAGAATCGTGAAAATGCTTGAACAAAAGCCTTTGTGCGTGTGCGAAATTGTAGCCGTGCTTCAGCTTGCGCCCTCAACGGTTTCCAAACACCTTTCGATTTTGCGAGAAGCCGACTTGATTCAAGATGATAAACAAGGAAAATGGGTCATTTACTCGCTGCAGCAAGAAGCGGAAAGCGATTATGTGAAGCAAATGCTTGAACAAATTGCCGGTTGGCTAAACGCAGATAAGCAAATTCAAAAGGATCTGGAAAAGATAAAAACATCTGATCGCACAGCACTTTGCGAGCTTTAA
- a CDS encoding polyamine aminopropyltransferase: MEHSPERQNAPDTPFSPTEKKNKSLVLKLSIFATGLSGIVAEYIMATLATYLIGNAVVQWTLTISVMLFAMGVGSRQSKFTGESRVLDMFILTELLLSLLVALSATTAYFLTAYIRQAAFVIYPTAFVIGFLIGMELPLATRLNDRFEELRINISSVMEKDYFGALFGGIFFAFFALPHLGLTYTPIVLGSLNFLIAAMLFFEFRESVHFKQALFGGAIGSAIFLVALFFLAKPIVLFGEQQRYQDRVVYEEQTVYQKIVVTEWRGYYWLYLNNNEQFSSYDEERYHEPLVHPAMRASVSRRHILILGGGDGLALREILKYPDVETITLVDIDPQMTELAKTHPIFSTLNHASLESEKLTVINQDAYTFLMSAPMIYDVVLVDLPDPKSVDLARLYSKEFYELVKKHLAKGGTMVTQATSPSFARKAFLSIQKSVEAAGLPALGYHNHVPTMGEWGWVLGVNLDSLSRAKIKQTLSSLEFDSLDTRFLNHDAMLSMLNFGKETYDDYEEIEPTDETNFAVFHYYRNFGWEIY; this comes from the coding sequence ATGGAACACTCGCCCGAACGCCAAAACGCGCCCGACACGCCATTTTCCCCCACCGAAAAAAAAAATAAAAGCCTTGTCTTAAAGCTCAGCATTTTTGCAACCGGCCTATCGGGAATTGTCGCCGAATATATCATGGCGACGCTGGCCACTTATTTGATAGGAAACGCGGTGGTACAATGGACGCTCACGATTTCCGTGATGCTATTTGCAATGGGCGTCGGGAGCAGGCAAAGCAAGTTCACTGGCGAAAGCCGCGTGCTGGATATGTTTATCTTAACCGAGCTCTTGCTTTCGTTGCTGGTTGCCTTAAGCGCTACGACGGCCTATTTCCTAACGGCTTACATTCGGCAGGCCGCTTTTGTCATTTACCCAACGGCCTTCGTCATCGGTTTTCTCATCGGCATGGAATTGCCGCTTGCCACGCGCCTGAACGACCGCTTTGAAGAACTTCGCATCAACATCAGTTCGGTGATGGAGAAAGATTATTTCGGGGCACTCTTTGGCGGGATTTTCTTCGCGTTTTTTGCATTGCCACATTTGGGATTAACCTACACGCCGATCGTTTTGGGTTCGCTGAATTTTCTTATCGCGGCCATGCTTTTTTTCGAATTTCGGGAATCGGTTCATTTCAAGCAGGCACTTTTTGGCGGAGCGATCGGCAGCGCTATTTTCCTCGTGGCACTGTTTTTCCTCGCCAAACCGATTGTACTTTTTGGCGAACAGCAGCGCTACCAAGACCGCGTCGTTTATGAGGAGCAAACCGTTTATCAGAAAATCGTTGTGACCGAATGGCGCGGTTATTATTGGCTTTATTTGAACAACAATGAGCAATTCAGCAGCTACGACGAGGAACGCTACCACGAGCCGCTCGTGCATCCGGCGATGCGCGCATCTGTCTCGCGGCGACATATTTTGATTTTAGGCGGCGGCGACGGATTGGCATTGCGCGAAATTTTGAAATACCCTGATGTTGAAACCATCACGCTCGTCGACATTGACCCGCAAATGACCGAACTTGCCAAAACCCATCCGATATTTTCCACACTCAACCACGCTTCGCTTGAAAGCGAAAAACTAACGGTTATCAATCAAGACGCTTATACGTTTTTGATGAGCGCCCCGATGATTTATGATGTCGTTCTCGTCGATTTGCCCGACCCGAAAAGTGTGGATTTAGCGCGGCTTTATTCCAAAGAATTTTATGAGTTGGTGAAAAAACATTTGGCGAAAGGCGGCACGATGGTTACGCAGGCCACCAGTCCGAGCTTTGCGCGAAAAGCCTTTTTATCGATTCAAAAATCGGTTGAAGCCGCCGGACTGCCTGCGCTTGGTTATCATAACCATGTGCCGACCATGGGCGAATGGGGCTGGGTGCTTGGCGTAAATTTGGATTCGCTAAGCCGAGCGAAAATTAAGCAAACGCTTAGTTCACTTGAGTTTGATTCGCTCGACACCCGTTTTTTAAATCACGATGCCATGCTCAGCATGTTGAACTTTGGAAAAGAAACCTACGACGATTACGAGGAAATCGAACCTACTGACGAGACAAACTTTGCGGTCTTTCATTACTACCGAAATTTCGGTTGGGAAATTTACTAA
- a CDS encoding thioredoxin family protein has product MLNIEVLGLGCPTCYRLAELCREVVLEKGVEATVESITDEKKISAYGVLQTPTLIINGKIMLSGKLPTKAILEKWFSQENSA; this is encoded by the coding sequence ATGCTAAATATCGAAGTGCTTGGATTAGGCTGCCCAACTTGTTATCGTTTGGCCGAGCTGTGCCGCGAAGTCGTCTTAGAAAAAGGCGTCGAGGCCACCGTTGAAAGTATCACGGATGAGAAAAAAATTAGCGCCTATGGCGTGCTGCAAACGCCAACGCTGATCATTAATGGAAAAATTATGCTCAGTGGGAAGCTGCCCACAAAGGCGATTTTAGAAAAATGGTTTAGCCAAGAAAATTCAGCATAG
- the cutA gene encoding divalent-cation tolerance protein CutA — protein MRYCVVITTCAKKEEAEALAAKILEKKLAACVQLSEIQSFYEWDGKICNVSEIKLMLKTRTVLYPQLEACIVENHRYDVPEIIQLPIHAGLNAYLNWLNDVTQGGDAEE, from the coding sequence ATGCGCTACTGTGTAGTCATTACCACTTGTGCTAAAAAAGAAGAAGCTGAGGCGTTGGCGGCCAAAATTTTAGAAAAAAAGCTGGCCGCCTGTGTGCAACTTAGCGAAATTCAGAGCTTTTATGAATGGGATGGCAAGATTTGCAATGTTTCTGAAATTAAATTGATGCTCAAAACGCGAACGGTGCTTTATCCACAGCTTGAAGCTTGCATTGTGGAAAATCATCGCTACGATGTGCCGGAAATTATTCAACTGCCCATTCATGCTGGCCTAAACGCGTATTTGAATTGGCTCAACGATGTTACGCAAGGCGGTGACGCTGAAGAATAG